The Vanessa cardui chromosome 2, ilVanCard2.1, whole genome shotgun sequence genome contains the following window.
ataatgttatatataaatctatagaatatgttgttacattttataatatattttcttatctgTCAATTGAAAATTAATCATGCTATTTCAGAAACTATAGCACTTACAAACTTTAAATTTGGCAGGTAGGTTTCTTATAAGGTGCAGAAATCCGTTGAGGACCGATGTCACTAAGTCCACCCCAAAGGGGTAAAAGGGAGTTGTGTGTTATAAATTTAgggacatttaaaaatataattatatttttaaatgtcgaaacgGTTGGCCCCTGAAATAGGAGTGCAAAAagcataatgaaaattataacacCTCGCCGTATttaactatatactatatatacagaCTCCACTGCACGATACAGcctgagaataaaaaaaaatcatacatcaATTATAGTATTTTGTAATTGCGAGATACAACTCActaattttatcttatattatataaaatgttttgattttgtccGTATTCTATGAGGTTATGCAATATCTAATATTTGCATTAATTATGTAGATAAAccttcattataattataacacctCGCTTTATTGCGTCCACTAGTGACAGGGCTGATTCATATTCAAAGGATCGGAATTGCCATTCAACGAGGAAATTCTTGTCATCATTCCATAGGGATTAGCGGATTtgcagattaattatttttaaaattaataatttaataatatgctaataattattatacaaaaattaaaaaaagaaaacagtgtttacttattgtttatattgGCGTGAATGTTTTTGGTGTAATGCTGGTGGCATTGGCAGTGGGTGTCctaaaaaattttataaaaaatatattacctttGAATCGTatcttattcataatatgcTTAGTTTGCCCAAAGAAgtattgtcaaaataaaatatatttctgatgCCGcaactgaaataatttttacagtaatatttaTCGGAATAGTCTGCTACAGCCAAAGTGCTTATgacaaaaaactaaaaagtataattcttaaaaaaaaggtcTTCATGTAACAACGTATAGATTTTTTCTCTTTTCAACGTGCAGTGATAGAaatcattacataattatacatattaagttCTTTGGTGTTCTAAAAGACTACTAGAAAATAacaattctataataataataattaaataataattctatcgACTGTATCACGGCGAGTGCTCTGAGGAATTAATCTCTTTAATTCCTGCTTCCCCTTTCCTTTACAGATCCACGCGTGCTGGCTCGCGATGTCATCGCCTAACTGTGACATCTATCCCAACGCGCAcaaagaaatttggcaactcttttctttgtcgcacCGCCAAAAGTAgaactctttaccagcacacgtgttcccctcctcttataacctgggtgccttcaaacgaggcgtgacgaggcatcttgcgggccggcatggcgaaggtgactagtgcagctcattcttgctgtgcgtaccAGTCGTCTTCACGTTTAGACTccacttccacttaccatcaggtggagtggagtcatatgcctaatcggatattataaaaaaaaaaaaacatctaatgttattttattattagcaatATAATTTGCGATTGTATTctatctatttaataattaatattctcgaagtttttagttaattaaaaatatattttagtaaaaacctttcaaaaataagtaatataaaatgagtCGCGCTTTGAACTTCTGATCACATAGAGCATTAAACCTCGGACAAGCTACGACGAATGACGTCATTGGTCGCTCCAACTGACATTTGCGTCACAGCTTCCATTTTTCTTCAAGTTAGTGTTAGCTCAATTAATATTTGCGATATATAggtatatcataatatatgttttagatTAACGTTAAATAACCAACGTGTTCGTTAGTCatgataaaaagtattttgcaTCTCtttcataacatatttattcatattatcatAAGTATCGTATCAATACAAGTGTTTGCATACCCACACATAGAAACTAAATCAATAAAGTTATAAAGAGTCTAATCGGTGGCGATCAATGAACACCCTCCGTGACGTCATTGGAGAGTATTGATTTTAGTCCACCCCATATTCTAACGTTTCTGATATCCTAGTACCTAAGTATGCCGGGAAAAGCTTTAGGAAAACTTAGCCCTTTCTCTATGAGAAGGAAACCTGAGAAAACTTtatgtatcaaattattatttatatacaaagctTAAGGAGCATTTATTaggttttatgttatatttgaaaCAAGTATGAATGAATTCGTTTTTGTTTTGTCATGAAGTGGTGTTATTATGATAGGGGACTGTCAAACAGTTAATAATGTTTATGGAGGAAGTATTCAAGCGTAACTAGCAAATTACCAGTCCAGTGGTATTTTCAATTGAGCGAGTGTGCTGCTTCATTTGGGAGTCCGCCCACGTGTCCGATGCACTTCTTCTCTACTAAATCCGGCGGTTAATCTGCGCGACACCTCCTGTAGTGTATAGTCGCCTAGTATTCCCGGTTCTGTTTATCCGAAATCTTATCCGATTTTGTCcggattataaaataaagttagcCCAATGGATTACTTAGTTTTTCGTATTCTTTCCTTCGCGTTGATGTCAGGGTACATACAATGTTATGGccaaagtaattattattttgaaaatgataaATACTGTGATGACTTATCTCCGTATGTTGGTGATATAAATTTGGAGCAAATATCGGGCATTTGGTATGGGGTAGAAAAAATACCTCATACGAAGGGGGAATACAGAATCGAACATACCAATGAGTGTTTCTACATTGACATCAGAGAAGTTCATATACAggtgtgtttttatattatgtatcaaattattgaatttataaaattaatttcaagattttttaataattattttgttttaagacaatatttttagaattgtaTTTCATTAAACGTATTTCGCACGAGTGACTTCGCgactatttgtttaaaatttgcGGTATATAACGGAAAATAGATGATGTAAAATGGATGTATGCATTGTGGTCTTTACTGATAAAGGATAAATAATTACCTATATGAGAgtgacattaatattattttttaagtggaaatattaacataaaatactgTATtcatgatgtgatgtgatgactCATATAAGTCTTTGTTCTACTAAGCTTTATATCAGAcacgatacatttttttatttattttaaaaaaatatgtttgattacataaaattacaaatattcataGTTTTATACGTATGGTGTATACATTGCAAATGTGATATCAGtaaaatgtcaaattatatacatttagcACTAGTCTAGTGGGATTTaatctgtaagaaataaaaataaatattattatattttttgcagtgtgaaaaataataactgATTTAATTACATTGATCGGTAGGCTACCGTATATTGTACACGTATGCACCAGTGTACAATGGTAGATTTTCGCAATTTTCAATAAgtatcataaatgttgcaaaatcTTTTCTCAGCGCATATTCTTTATGAAtaataagtatagataataaaaaaagcgtAGTGTAATctattatcttttataattttactggtgaaataaagaacaaaatagaaaactccTCAGTTCTTGTccgttcttttcggtagaatctgcaaCTAAGGTaatgacattaaattaataacataaattggaaaattaaaaattaatgtagaGCCTAAtataatagagtatattttgaattgGATTTTTCGATATTACTCTTTGAGGGTCACCTTAAAGTTTGATACACTGTCTtctatatagatacatatttgCTGCTAGCATGCTTACAGTTCacgagtattatttatttatattataataacaatttttcatcTAAATCTAGATTTGAAATCGAAGAACATTGTAAACATAATCCAGTATCACGATTTTGTAAACtactatataaaaattgatgTAGTTTCGATTGCAAGTGTTTTTAAATAGTCAcataatttccaaaaaaatattctccTATAAAAACAATAGATTTCTGCGTACTGTATTATGATATTGTAACCCGTATCTTACGTCAGGATCCAGGATGAGGGGTCGCGGTGAGTCAATTAACAGGTTAAAAGTGAACGACGTAATTGTGTCATAAGCATGTATCGTCCGTAGCTGAGCACCTTCAATTAAACATTTGACTTCGTGGCTCTAACTTACGTATATAATTAACTAGATTAAAATGTTCtcgtttacaataattataatagtattattcgACAAAATTATCGCTACAAACGTTAATTTCTGTCCAAACTTACATCCGATTAGTGACTTTGACGAAGAAGCTGTTCTAGGGATGTGGTATATAAGGGAGTACATATTTCATAAAGATACCGCTATTAAAACCGAGTACAATCCTTACTGTCCTATCATTCAAATACGGAAATTTGAAGATTATGTGAGCGGTGGACTGTTGAACAGAGATCTTGTGAGTGATTCAGTTAAAATATTTGGGTTGAAGAcgagatatatatattataaatatgtaattaacatTTCTATGTAATTTACGTATTGGAATAGAGTTACAGAATTTTTTGTGTAGCACTTCACGGTAGAATTTACACAGCCTGTCAAATTCTATCACTGGTAACATTAAAACCTACTCGATTAATCATACTTTTATATCGATTTTATACCATACTAATTAATTACCGGTATATACGTATGTAAATAATGCCACTTACCTGATAACTATTAAAGTTTCAACCATTTTACCTATTGCCGACAATTATAATAAGTTCGTAAGCTATATTGATAATtagctttatatattaataaaaatatgtaattatgtattttttgtattttcagcCAACTCCTCCAACACCATATCCACCTATGACAAATTCTCCATATGTAAACCGTGCTTATGGTCTACCCGAGCAGTACAGGATACGGCACTTCGTTTTGGAATGGCACGAGGGGCATTATCAGGATGACTATCACATCAAAGTCAATACCTCTCATAAAGGATTTTGGCCAACAGACGTCCCTTATGAATGTGagtatcattcattcattcattccttttgtgaaaatattttgtatgtcaaATTCAacatagtaatttataaatagcgCCTATTTTGGGATTTATGCTACTaacataattacttaattttctcAATAATCCGATCTGCTTTGACATACTCGTAACGCCAACGCATTATTCACAAACTATCATTAGCTTGCTTGGATTAGTAGGCTACGATAGTAGAGTAGatgtataaaaatgaataggatttaaaaacaataataaaattctgtaaTTCATAAACGAAAAGGAtcattttattagaataaaGTAACCGGACTTTAGTGAAGGAATTTATAtcttaattcttatattaaatatctttattctaGTATGaaaggaaacattttttttaatctaaaaacttaaattaatcaatatgtatttttaaattactcatTTTGAAATTGTATCAGAATAATATTAATCCGGTATCGTTCTTCTTTCAGCTGTCGACAAAATGTATCGTTTCTTTGGAGGTGTCATCCAAGTGCTGAAGGTCTCAAACAACCACTTGGTCCTAAACTTCTGTATGAGGCTGCCCCATTCTCAGCTCTACAGTGTCGTGCTAGCAAGAAACGACAACCAACTCACTCCTGAAGATTTAGCTagcattcataatatattttctataaaaaaccTGTCTACTTCTTCATTGAAACGTGTGTGCGAAAATTCTGCTGTCAACTTAAAATTGTCTagctttctttttctttttattgggTTTTTCCTTTGGAAAAGCCGTTAGTATGAACAATCAAATcggattttaataaaacgtacaTCACTTATATTAAGTTAAACATTTTGTATATGGTGGTcagttcatattatatttttaaataaagtagttGAATTTCATTTATTCCCAATTAATTCCTATATATATTACGTTATACAAACGATCATACAAATgactaatgaaatttttatcCAAAAAAACTGTTGTCTAtctgtagaaaaaaaaataaacaaaggaaCACAAATGTTTAACTTTTGATTACACATTttcaacttaatatttattttattaaggtttAAACTTGCtcgattaaaaatgtatatttgttatattatctaGTACCTAACTTATGAAACCCTAAGGGGTGGCGTTAAATCCGTTCATAGCGGATGTTCACAACCTATAAGAACGAACTTTACCTACGAAATTCTAAGTTTATAGATGTTATAGTTTCAGAGATCGGAATCTCTGAGTGAGTCTTAATCAGTGGTACTtcgcttttaaatatatatattgtagaacCAAAGTAGAAACTAGAAGCCTTTGAAGCTTCAGGAAATAAATTGTACAGGAATCTCAATTTAGTTTCAGCTCCGAGCATTTTCAAGGAAATGTGGGATAAATAACaccaattaaatcaaaaatatattattatagtacataTAAGTTCCCTGCTATACGTTAATCGGTACGTAGATCCTTCCTTTGCAGCCAATTTTGGGTGTAGAATCAAGACATTCTCAGCATAAGAATGTTTTGTAATCGGTAGTGAAACAACATGTTAAACTTCATCAACTAATACTAAAAGAAAGTAattgtaaaaatgaaaaaaaaaaacaaatattataagtacaagCACGTATATAGATTATCTAAGattcctttttaaaatattatagattgaCTTAAAAACAGTACCTTAATCTTCTATGTCGTCGAAAATGATGTGTAGTAAGTTACTTTTGCACATGACATTGGTGCATTAATCTCCCgaaacaaataaaagccacaaaaagaAATACGTTCGtttcaatgatattatattagttgTCTATCAAATCAGGTCAAAGGATTCTTAAAaatgtgatataattaattttagtctaCATAATGTTAAATagactaaataattttataaaatcttggTTAATTAcccaaattaatattatcagtattcattttttaagaatataaggACGTTCATGACATTTGTTAATatcttttttgattttttttaattactatgtaactgaattgaaataaataacaaagtttTACATAACATACTCTTTCCATACATATGTacagttacattttattatttgaataatgttataatttttggaTGGAAAATTTTCCATTACGATAAACGAATGAACGAGGAACAAAAGGCTCTGCAAAATTTCAGTTCATGGTTAAATGTAACTTAATATTCATTTGCAAAATTGACCCACACATATTCAGTAACAAGTTGTTAAATAAAAGCCTTTTAATAggttatatgtaatatataaaaaaaaattaatgtaaattttatagtcAACCAAGTTATGTGTTGGACTAGCATCTAATAAATAAGTTGAGGAAGCTGTTGACTTTTTTCCTTGTTAAATACAAGGAAAAAAGTCAACAGCTCAAGTTCAAGTAGGATAAAAAAAAGTCaacaatataaaatcttattgaCTTAATGGTTTTAGTAAGTGACAAACAAGAAACCAATTGAAATGGTTTAATTACGATTAATACAGACTAATGACACGattacgaaataaaatttaagatttgCTGAACCAATTTGCTAATTAAATGCGATGCGGCCGCGACCGACGCCTTGCCCCATATTCTCCGCAGTATTCCAAGTGTCATCATGTTTAGTCTGTTGCTTgcatatcttattttaaactcCGTACATCAAAGCAAAGGGCTTTGCGGTGACTCTATAAGGTGGTCTCACCGTGTGAACATGGACGAGGTCTATGGGGTGTGGTACGGCGTCGGGTACGCCCAGCACAATCCAGACATGACGAATATGCCCAACGAAGTCGGATGCGTTACTCTATACATATCAGACGCTACGTATGAATATAAAGACAGCTGGATCGATTGGTCCGTGAGTACATTCGActtaataagattaataatatcaaattaagttatttatgaaagaaatattttaacaattgcTTTACCTTTCAGATATGGCGAAAAAATTTCTCAGATCAAAATTGGCGATCTTCAAAAAGCAATCCATGGTCACCAAACGCAATGGCGGGACCGTGGCTCGATGTTCGATTGAAAAGAAAGGTTAAGAGGAATATAGAAGACGAAAAACGAGTTAGGATATTATGGGATGAAGATGGTCATACACTGGAACAAGTCTATCTGTATTATCCAGTAGAACCTGGCCTTTGGACAGCGGATAAGTTGCGTCCCTTGGAAAAGGAGATGATGTCTCGAGGCATAGGTCTGTATTTAATATAGCATTATATTCCATCGTGGACGTTTTACGTTACAAATTCAATTTTACTATTGTTTTTTAGATGTATGGTATCCGGACGATCCGCCTAGACATCCCGATGTGATCCGATTGATAAAGGTCACGCCACACACCCTTATTATAAACCACTGTTCTGAAATTGGTAACGGtggtatattttctttaattcttcGAAGATCGCCCTCAAAGGTTCAGCGGTGGGAATGGTATAAATACCAGAAGGAATTCTATAAATTTGAACTGcctaatatttatagatatgcGGCTGTATGTTCGGCTTCTACTCTTATAACATctattgtcgttttatttacatGCTTTTTTgcaaatgttttaattagtgtatttaaaacaataaatgtttgATATATACGGTGGTTTCATTTGAATACccttattgatttaatattacagTTTATATAATGTGTCATCATAAAAATGTTgcatattcttaaataaaataaaacaaactactTCTTTTACAATAGAACAAGATTGAGCTTTCAGTAACCTTTCCTACACAGATACAGGTAATTCATACAAGTTTGTCTAATTCATGCTTTGTTAAAGAGAAGCATGATAAAATACaatggatatattattttaaagaatctgtataatattatatttaattgattacagtttacatttatttaaattccttGAATATACCAGGCGTGTCAAAAAGGCATGTTTGATTTTAATCAACATTTTAGATTAGTACAAGTAAAGATTAACGAACTAAGGAGGCTAATTAGAGATAAGCAAAGGATGAAGATTGAATTTTTCGTTCAATTCcgagcaagcaccactgatataatgtttcatttacttgatatatgtttataataacttATGACATGCTTGGCGGTGGACGAAAATATCTTGTCAAAGATATATGTTTCGTTGTAATCCATTTGTATATCCGCCAACTGCATTAGAGTATCATAGTAAAAAGGGAGAAATTGTTGGTGCTTTTGCCCAGCattatacaggctgttatattagtttcttatttacattttacgaCATTGTCTTCAATACCAGGATAACTAACTAAAGTCActgaatcataaaatatattaaatatgtcttttctaattttaaatgcgAGTTTTATTGGCTATAAAATGGGAGTCAACCgtgataaaaactttataactaCGTTAACGACGTATTTGAGGTAAATGTTATGAGGACAATGCCCACATCGCAAAATGTACCATAGAAATATCAAATCAATCACCAATGTAATATAAACCTAGGATAAGTCATTTTGTTTTT
Protein-coding sequences here:
- the LOC124542868 gene encoding uncharacterized protein LOC124542868 isoform X1 is translated as MDYLVFRILSFALMSGYIQCYGQSNYYFENDKYCDDLSPYVGDINLEQISGIWYGVEKIPHTKGEYRIEHTNECFYIDIREVHIQPTPPTPYPPMTNSPYVNRAYGLPEQYRIRHFVLEWHEGHYQDDYHIKVNTSHKGFWPTDVPYESVDKMYRFFGGVIQVLKVSNNHLVLNFCMRLPHSQLYSVVLARNDNQLTPEDLASIHNIFSIKNLSTSSLKRVCENSAVNLKLSSFLFLFIGFFLWKSR
- the LOC124542868 gene encoding uncharacterized protein LOC124542868 isoform X2; this translates as MFSFTIIIIVLFDKIIATNVNFCPNLHPISDFDEEAVLGMWYIREYIFHKDTAIKTEYNPYCPIIQIRKFEDYVSGGLLNRDLPTPPTPYPPMTNSPYVNRAYGLPEQYRIRHFVLEWHEGHYQDDYHIKVNTSHKGFWPTDVPYESVDKMYRFFGGVIQVLKVSNNHLVLNFCMRLPHSQLYSVVLARNDNQLTPEDLASIHNIFSIKNLSTSSLKRVCENSAVNLKLSSFLFLFIGFFLWKSR
- the LOC124540768 gene encoding uncharacterized protein LOC124540768, whose amino-acid sequence is MFSLLLAYLILNSVHQSKGLCGDSIRWSHRVNMDEVYGVWYGVGYAQHNPDMTNMPNEVGCVTLYISDATYEYKDSWIDWSIWRKNFSDQNWRSSKSNPWSPNAMAGPWLDVRLKRKVKRNIEDEKRVRILWDEDGHTLEQVYLYYPVEPGLWTADKLRPLEKEMMSRGIDVWYPDDPPRHPDVIRLIKVTPHTLIINHCSEIGNGGIFSLILRRSPSKVQRWEWYKYQKEFYKFELPNIYRYAAVCSASTLITSIVVLFTCFFANVLISVFKTINV